A genomic stretch from Fibrobacter sp. includes:
- a CDS encoding indolepyruvate oxidoreductase subunit beta, which translates to MNIIIAAVGGQGALLASRVIGQVALGQGYEVKLSEVHGMSQRGGSVISFVRYGSNISSPVVEKGSADFILGLELLEAARYIDYLKVNGTIICNTQRIAPMTVITGAQKYPESIIDDLKKLPLILYTLDALTLARDAGNVKTVNSVILGSLASLSSIDFKEWQEGLKNSVPQRFHDANLKALKSGFDALQGNRQTTSERG; encoded by the coding sequence ATGAATATTATAATAGCGGCAGTGGGTGGACAGGGAGCGCTTCTGGCATCCCGGGTAATAGGACAGGTAGCTCTGGGGCAGGGATATGAGGTAAAACTCTCTGAAGTTCACGGAATGTCGCAGCGTGGAGGCAGTGTTATAAGCTTTGTCAGGTACGGCAGTAACATCTCCTCGCCGGTAGTTGAAAAGGGAAGTGCAGATTTTATTCTGGGTCTTGAGCTTCTTGAGGCAGCAAGATATATTGACTACCTTAAAGTCAATGGCACCATCATCTGCAATACTCAAAGGATAGCACCCATGACTGTTATTACCGGGGCTCAGAAATATCCGGAAAGTATTATCGATGACCTTAAAAAACTTCCTTTAATATTATATACTCTGGACGCACTGACTCTTGCCCGGGATGCAGGTAATGTTAAGACAGTTAACTCTGTTATTCTGGGCAGTCTTGCCAGCCTGTCATCGATTGATTTTAAAGAATGGCAGGAGGGCCTGAAGAACAGTGTTCCTCAACGTTTTCACGATGCCAATTTAAAAGCTCTGAAGTCCGGTTTCGATGCTTTGCAGGGAAACCGGCAGACAACTTCAGAAAGGGGATAA
- a CDS encoding phenylacetate--CoA ligase has product MYWNEEIECIGRSDLRKLQSEKLRKMVERIYYNVPFYRKKFDEAGIKPQDVKGVEDLHRLPFTTKQDLRDNYPYSLFAVPMKEIVRVHASSGTTGKSTVVGYTKEDLEIWSEVIARTLTSAGITSKDVIQVAYGYGLFTGGLGVHYGAEKVGVTVIPISGGNTRRQIQVMQDFGTTALACTPSYALYLAEEMQEQKMRWEDNSLRVGIFGAEPWTENMRKEIEQSLSITAIDIYGLSEIIGPGVASECVCQSGLHINEDHFIPEIIDPDTLEPLEEGEKGELVFTTVTKEGLPLLRYRTRDLTSLTYERCECGRTLARMRKCLGRSDDMLIIRGVNVFPSQIEAVLLETSGTKPHYQIIVDRKHNLDTLSLLVEVEEHFLSDEIRKLESMKEKIRHAVESNLGISVNVNLVEPKTIQRSEGKAKRVIDNRNNLQS; this is encoded by the coding sequence ATTTACTGGAACGAGGAGATTGAATGTATCGGCCGCAGTGATCTGAGGAAACTGCAGTCTGAGAAATTGCGGAAAATGGTCGAGCGTATTTACTACAATGTACCTTTTTACCGCAAAAAGTTTGATGAGGCAGGGATAAAACCGCAGGATGTAAAGGGAGTTGAGGATCTGCACCGGCTTCCGTTTACAACAAAGCAGGACCTCCGTGACAACTATCCCTATTCTCTTTTTGCAGTGCCCATGAAAGAGATTGTCCGTGTGCATGCTTCATCGGGTACAACCGGAAAATCGACTGTGGTTGGCTATACAAAAGAAGACCTCGAAATCTGGTCTGAAGTGATTGCCCGTACACTCACCAGTGCAGGGATAACATCAAAAGATGTAATTCAGGTTGCGTACGGATATGGCCTTTTTACAGGTGGTCTTGGAGTGCATTATGGTGCTGAGAAGGTGGGTGTGACTGTAATTCCGATTTCAGGTGGAAACACCAGACGTCAGATTCAGGTAATGCAGGATTTTGGTACAACAGCTCTGGCTTGTACACCATCGTACGCTCTTTATCTGGCTGAGGAGATGCAGGAGCAGAAGATGAGATGGGAAGATAACTCTCTTCGGGTAGGAATTTTCGGAGCTGAACCCTGGACTGAGAACATGCGCAAAGAAATCGAGCAGAGTCTCTCCATTACTGCAATAGATATTTACGGTTTAAGTGAAATTATAGGGCCGGGAGTAGCCAGCGAGTGCGTTTGTCAAAGTGGCCTGCATATAAACGAGGACCATTTCATACCTGAAATAATCGATCCTGATACTCTGGAACCGCTGGAGGAAGGGGAGAAAGGGGAGCTTGTTTTCACTACTGTTACCAAAGAGGGGCTGCCTCTTCTCAGGTACAGAACTCGTGACCTTACAAGCCTCACTTACGAGCGCTGTGAATGCGGACGGACCCTGGCAAGGATGCGGAAGTGTCTGGGACGTTCCGATGACATGCTTATCATCCGCGGTGTGAACGTTTTTCCTTCACAGATAGAAGCTGTGCTGCTTGAGACTTCCGGTACCAAACCCCATTACCAGATTATTGTCGACCGTAAGCACAACCTTGACACACTGAGCCTGCTGGTAGAGGTCGAGGAGCATTTTCTCTCCGATGAGATTAGAAAGCTCGAATCAATGAAAGAGAAAATCAGGCATGCTGTGGAGAGCAACCTAGGTATCAGTGTAAACGTGAATCTGGTCGAACCCAAGACCATACAACGAAGCGAAGGCAAGGCAAAACGGGTTATTGACAACCGCAATAATCTTCAATCTTAA
- a CDS encoding acetolactate synthase, which translates to MIIQQLSIFLENRSGRLTELTETLAEAEINLSALSVADTAEYGIVRAVVSEPEKAREILKSKGFSVSLTDVLCLSTPNTPGALARALRILSDASVSIEYLYAFSMGERSLAVIKTEHTLQAIRVLEEHEMDLVKASDLYKI; encoded by the coding sequence ATGATCATTCAACAGTTGTCAATATTTCTTGAAAACCGTTCCGGACGGCTTACTGAACTTACAGAAACACTGGCTGAGGCAGAAATAAACTTATCGGCTTTGAGTGTCGCTGATACTGCGGAATACGGTATTGTAAGGGCGGTCGTATCTGAGCCGGAGAAAGCCCGTGAGATACTGAAGTCAAAGGGATTCAGCGTGAGTCTCACCGATGTACTGTGTCTTTCAACACCCAATACGCCGGGAGCTCTTGCCCGTGCACTTCGTATTCTCTCCGATGCTTCTGTCAGCATTGAGTACCTGTATGCATTTTCCATGGGAGAGAGATCTCTTGCGGTGATAAAGACTGAGCATACACTGCAAGCGATCAGGGTGCTTGAGGAGCACGAGATGGATCTGGTGAAGGCCAGCGACCTGTATAAGATATAG
- the mtgA gene encoding monofunctional biosynthetic peptidoglycan transglycosylase yields the protein MKKLLKIALRILKFIFATVICILLTYSVLFSIAGTVAIISAYNFVMKPIKEVKALRSVNPQESAFMRLYREELVRDGQPDTFLHRFVPLDSISKNLRTSVIASEDDGFYTHPGIDLEAMIQAAAYNRSQGEVKRGGSTITQQVAKNLFLSKERSFERKIKEVAYSIMMERYLGKDRILELYLNYAQWGKNIFGCEAASMEYFKKSSANLTRSESTKLAAILAMPSKISPHNTKSVFLNKRIAVIANNLYMHKIIGDSVYFNLTGKLPAPKEDNSGTGKKQQVENENRKTF from the coding sequence ATGAAAAAACTGCTGAAAATTGCACTTCGGATACTGAAATTCATTTTCGCAACTGTAATCTGTATTCTCCTCACTTATTCAGTCCTTTTCTCCATCGCCGGAACAGTTGCCATCATTTCAGCCTATAACTTTGTAATGAAACCGATAAAGGAGGTAAAAGCGCTCCGGTCAGTTAACCCTCAGGAAAGCGCCTTCATGAGGCTTTACAGAGAAGAGCTTGTCCGGGATGGTCAGCCTGATACCTTCCTTCACCGATTCGTGCCTCTTGACTCAATCTCCAAAAATCTCAGAACATCAGTGATAGCCTCTGAAGATGACGGGTTTTACACCCACCCAGGAATCGATCTGGAAGCCATGATCCAGGCTGCTGCCTATAACCGCAGCCAGGGAGAAGTCAAACGGGGCGGCAGCACCATAACTCAGCAGGTAGCAAAGAACCTTTTTCTGAGTAAAGAGAGAAGCTTTGAGAGAAAAATCAAGGAAGTTGCCTACTCCATAATGATGGAACGCTACCTTGGCAAAGACAGAATACTTGAACTCTATCTGAACTATGCCCAGTGGGGAAAAAATATCTTCGGATGTGAAGCAGCCTCGATGGAGTATTTCAAGAAAAGCTCGGCGAATCTGACAAGGAGCGAGTCGACAAAACTTGCGGCCATTCTCGCAATGCCATCCAAAATCTCACCCCATAACACCAAATCTGTATTCCTGAACAAAAGAATAGCGGTAATAGCCAACAATCTTTACATGCACAAAATAATAGGGGACTCCGTATACTTCAACCTCACAGGCAAACTCCCAGCACCTAAAGAGGACAACTCCGGTACAGGAAAAAAGCAGCAGGTTGAAAATGAAAACAGAAAGACATTTTAG